A genomic region of Xanthomonas fragariae contains the following coding sequences:
- a CDS encoding formimidoylglutamate deiminase — translation MADQQTHTQVIWAARALLPEGWASDVRITLAQGRIAAVQPDTPAAATDVRSEVLLPGLCNLHSHAFQRGMAGLAEVGGRSGDSFWSWRELMYRFVDRLDPDSLQAIAEQAYVEMLESGFTRVGEFHYLHHSASGAAYAHAGEMSERIAAAAANTGIGLTLLSVFYAHSDFGGVAPSAAQRRLIHDIDGFARLLDDCTHSLKALPDAVLGLAPHSLRAVTPEQLAALMPLTIGPVHIHIAEQQREVDACIAWSGQRPVQWLLANAPVDARWCLVHATHVDARELQAIVDSHAVVGLCPITEANLGDGLFPMQAFAVAGGRFGVGSDSNVLIDAAEELRLLEYGQRLKQQARNVLAQGEVSSGRWLFDQAGNGAAQALGIAQCGIRAGAAADLIELDLIHPALLARSDDALLDSWLFAARGSAVRTVWRGGKRVVRDGQHVDRARIAARFAGVLQSLLSN, via the coding sequence GTGGCGGACCAGCAAACGCACACACAGGTGATATGGGCAGCCCGGGCGCTGTTGCCGGAGGGCTGGGCCAGCGATGTACGCATCACGCTGGCGCAAGGGCGTATCGCCGCAGTGCAGCCCGACACGCCGGCCGCTGCCACCGATGTGCGCAGCGAGGTACTGCTGCCGGGCTTGTGCAACCTGCACAGCCATGCGTTTCAGCGCGGCATGGCTGGTCTGGCCGAAGTAGGCGGGCGCAGCGGCGACAGTTTCTGGAGTTGGCGCGAGTTGATGTATCGCTTCGTCGACCGGCTCGACCCGGACAGCCTGCAAGCGATCGCCGAGCAGGCCTATGTGGAAATGCTTGAAAGCGGCTTTACCCGCGTCGGCGAATTCCATTATCTGCACCACAGCGCTAGCGGCGCGGCATATGCGCACGCTGGCGAAATGTCAGAGCGCATCGCCGCCGCCGCCGCCAATACCGGCATCGGGCTGACCTTGCTGTCGGTGTTCTACGCACATTCGGATTTCGGTGGTGTTGCGCCGAGTGCCGCGCAGCGCCGTTTGATCCACGACATCGACGGCTTCGCACGTTTGCTCGACGACTGCACGCACAGCCTCAAAGCGCTGCCGGACGCGGTGCTCGGGCTCGCTCCGCACAGCCTGCGCGCGGTCACGCCTGAGCAATTGGCCGCGCTGATGCCGCTCACCATCGGCCCGGTCCACATCCACATCGCCGAACAGCAGCGCGAGGTCGACGCCTGCATCGCATGGTCGGGTCAGCGTCCGGTGCAGTGGCTGCTGGCGAACGCACCAGTGGATGCGCGCTGGTGTCTGGTGCACGCCACGCATGTGGATGCACGCGAGCTGCAGGCGATTGTCGATAGCCACGCGGTGGTCGGGCTGTGCCCGATCACCGAGGCGAATCTGGGCGACGGGCTGTTTCCGATGCAGGCATTTGCTGTTGCGGGTGGGCGCTTCGGCGTGGGCTCGGATTCGAATGTGCTGATCGATGCGGCCGAAGAACTGCGCTTGCTCGAATACGGCCAGCGTTTGAAGCAGCAGGCCCGTAATGTGCTGGCGCAAGGTGAAGTTTCCAGTGGGCGTTGGCTGTTCGACCAGGCGGGTAATGGTGCAGCACAGGCGCTGGGCATTGCGCAATGTGGAATCCGTGCAGGCGCAGCGGCCGATCTGATCGAATTAGACCTCATCCATCCGGCATTGCTGGCACGCAGCGACGACGCACTACTCGATAGCTGGTTGTTCGCCGCACGCGGCAGCGCCGTGCGTACTGTCTGGCGCGGCGGGAAGCGGGTGGTGCGCGATGGGCAACATGTCGATCGCGCGCGCATTGCCGCGCGTTTTGCCGGCGTACTGCAATCGTTGCTGAGCAACTAA